The following coding sequences lie in one Kribbella sp. NBC_00709 genomic window:
- a CDS encoding TetR/AcrR family transcriptional regulator yields the protein MDERQRARRPGGRSARVGAEVHQAVTDLISERGYGNFTVGDIAARAGVADSSIYRRWGSLETLLADVALTRLDAQSPMPDTGSLAGDLHTYAANVAREITGPDGLALLRLAVALSSTGPQGLQARDDLIAERGRQLQSMLDRAVERGEQAPDALDVLDHVMSPMYIRVLFGLGPLTPDYIDGLVDRLL from the coding sequence ATGGATGAGCGACAGCGAGCCCGGCGGCCCGGCGGGCGCAGCGCCCGCGTCGGCGCGGAGGTGCACCAGGCCGTCACCGACCTGATCAGCGAGCGCGGCTACGGCAACTTCACCGTCGGCGACATCGCAGCTCGGGCGGGGGTAGCCGACAGCAGCATCTACCGCCGGTGGGGCAGCCTGGAAACCCTGCTCGCCGACGTGGCGCTCACCCGTCTCGACGCACAGTCGCCGATGCCCGACACCGGGAGCCTGGCCGGCGACCTGCACACCTACGCGGCCAACGTGGCCCGCGAGATCACCGGACCCGACGGTCTGGCGTTGCTACGCCTGGCCGTCGCCCTGTCCAGCACCGGTCCCCAAGGCCTGCAGGCGCGTGACGACCTCATCGCCGAACGCGGCCGGCAGTTGCAGTCGATGCTCGATCGCGCCGTCGAGCGCGGCGAGCAGGCGCCCGACGCGCTCGACGTCCTGGACCACGTCATGTCCCCGATGTACATCCGCGTCTTGTTCGGTCTGGGCCCGCTCACCCCGGACTACATAGACGGACTGGTCGACCGATTGCTGTGA
- a CDS encoding DHA2 family efflux MFS transporter permease subunit, whose translation MDASVGSRANRAVLLTVTCLGQFMVLLDNTIVGAALPDMQQRLNTQLTGLQWIVDAYVLLVAMLLLSGGVFADRFGRKRVYLTGVAVFTAASVMCSLAPSLGWLVTGRVLQGVGAAALSPASLALLAAAYPVPQERIKAIGLWAGFSGIGLAAGPVAGGVLTDAFGWPAIFLVNLPIGVVLLLIGLRSLQEARNPSAPAIDVPGTALSVLGVGTLTYGLIEGGARGWTSPVILGSFTVAVILLAAFVAVEARRSAPMLPLRLFRQRLFTVSNTAMVVVGFALMGSSFFFSQFFVYVQGSSILRAGLQTLPTSLAMVIVSPYAGRLAARYGFRIVVTTGLTLAGLGLLALGMVHAGTGYANVWWRLAVIGIGFALTMSPLTGAAIQSVSPQEGGLASGISSTTRQIGAVLGVALLGAIVRTRQSGGASFGTGLNSAFLAAGAITLVTAVFTGLWLTKSDEGSETPQHSTDPGAVTPSGVGS comes from the coding sequence GTGGATGCATCGGTAGGCAGCCGAGCGAACCGGGCCGTGCTGCTCACGGTGACCTGCCTGGGCCAATTCATGGTCCTGCTCGACAACACGATTGTCGGAGCAGCGCTACCCGACATGCAGCAGCGACTGAACACCCAGCTGACCGGTCTGCAATGGATCGTCGATGCGTACGTACTGCTGGTCGCCATGCTGCTGCTGTCCGGCGGTGTCTTCGCCGACCGGTTCGGCCGCAAACGGGTGTATCTGACCGGCGTTGCGGTGTTCACCGCCGCGTCGGTCATGTGCAGCCTTGCGCCCTCGCTCGGCTGGCTGGTCACCGGCCGGGTGCTGCAAGGCGTCGGGGCCGCGGCGCTGAGCCCTGCCTCGCTGGCCCTGCTCGCCGCCGCGTATCCCGTGCCGCAAGAGCGGATCAAGGCGATCGGACTGTGGGCCGGATTCAGCGGGATCGGTCTGGCCGCGGGCCCGGTGGCCGGCGGCGTACTGACAGATGCCTTCGGGTGGCCTGCCATCTTCCTGGTCAATCTGCCCATCGGCGTGGTCCTTCTGCTGATCGGTCTGCGCAGTCTTCAAGAGGCCCGCAACCCGAGTGCCCCCGCCATCGACGTCCCGGGGACGGCGTTGTCCGTTCTTGGGGTGGGGACGTTGACCTACGGGCTCATCGAGGGCGGTGCCCGCGGCTGGACGTCGCCGGTGATCCTCGGCAGCTTCACCGTCGCGGTGATCCTGCTCGCCGCCTTCGTCGCCGTCGAAGCGCGGCGTTCGGCTCCGATGCTGCCGCTGCGGCTGTTCCGGCAGCGGCTGTTCACCGTGTCCAACACGGCAATGGTCGTGGTGGGGTTCGCGCTCATGGGTTCGTCGTTCTTCTTCTCCCAGTTCTTCGTCTACGTCCAGGGCAGCTCGATCCTGCGCGCCGGCCTGCAGACCCTGCCGACCTCGCTCGCCATGGTGATCGTCAGCCCGTACGCGGGCCGGCTCGCCGCCCGGTACGGCTTCCGGATCGTGGTGACCACCGGCCTCACCCTGGCCGGCCTGGGACTGCTGGCGCTCGGCATGGTGCACGCCGGCACCGGCTACGCGAATGTGTGGTGGCGGCTGGCAGTCATCGGCATCGGCTTCGCGCTGACCATGTCCCCGCTGACGGGAGCCGCCATCCAGTCGGTCAGCCCGCAGGAAGGCGGTCTGGCATCAGGCATCAGCAGCACCACCCGGCAGATCGGCGCGGTACTCGGCGTGGCACTACTCGGGGCCATCGTCCGCACCCGCCAATCCGGCGGCGCATCCTTCGGGACCGGCCTCAACAGTGCCTTCCTCGCTGCCGGCGCCATCACCTTGGTCACCGCCGTGTTCACCGGTCTCTGGCTGACGAAGTCCGACGAGGGCTCCGAGACGCCGCAGCATTCCACGGATCCAGGGGCGGTCACTCCGTCGGGCGTCGGCTCTTGA